The following are encoded together in the Anabrus simplex isolate iqAnaSimp1 chromosome 5, ASM4041472v1, whole genome shotgun sequence genome:
- the LOC136874586 gene encoding netrin-A translates to MKMLSCLLLLLLLKGALAARGNSDTYLKMFAAQQNPPDPCYDEHRPRRCIPDFVNAAFGHPVEASSTCGSSAPVRYCDVLDSIGGGTGACHMCDDSQPKRRHPASYLTDLNNPNNVTCWRSEPIISSSTSPPDNVTLTLSLGKKYELTYVSLQFCPRTAKPDSIAIYKSMDYGKTWQPFQFYSSQCRKMYGRPNRATITKANEQEALCTDSHRFNGNGNEGGNGPVASRIAFSTLEGRPSASDFDNSPVLQDWVTATDVKVIFNRLHLPHSLDDEELSEEDGTAQPEPVAAASIAADSVPANGLLGPTILTSTATTTMPYHYAVSDFAVGGRCKCNGHASKCVPTGRDGQLTCDCKHNTAGRDCERCKPFHFDRPWGRATARDANECKGK, encoded by the coding sequence CAGAACCCTCCTGACCCCTGTTACGACGAACACCGTCCCAGGCGATGTATTCCTGACTTTGTGAACGCAGCTTTCGGCCACCCCGTTGAAGCTTCTAGTACGTGTGGTAGCTCGGCTCCGGTACGTTACTGCGATGTTTTGGATAGCATTGGGGGCGGCACGGGGGCCTGTCACATGTGTGACGACTCACAGCCTAAGCGACGTCACCCTGCCTCCTACCTTACCGATCTGAACAACCCTAACAATGTCACATGCTGGCGTTCCGAGCCTATAATATCGTCCTCGACAAGTCCTCCAGACAACGTCACTCTTACCCTCTCCCTGGGGAAGAAGTACGAGCTCACTTACGTCAGTCTGCAGTTCTGCCCTCGTACCGCCAAACCGGACTCCATTGCCATATACAAGAGCATGGACTATGGGAAAACATGGCAGCCGTTTCAGTTCTATTCAAGTCAGTGCAGGAAGATGTACGGGCGCCCCAATCGCGCTACCATCACTAAAGCTAACGAGCAAGAAGCTCTGTGCACGGACTCGCACCGGTTTAACGGCAATGGTAATGAGGGAGGGAATGGTCCCGTGGCATCCCGCATAGCATTCAGTACTCTTGAGGGGCGTCCGAGCGCCTCGGACTTCGACAACAGTCCTGTACTGCAGGATTGGGTGACAGCCACTGATGTCAAGGTCATCTTTAACAGGCTACATCTACCACACAGCCTGGACGACGAGGAACTGTCCGAGGAAGACGGTACAGCACAACCTGAGCCAGTGGCGGCTGCCAGTATCGCGGCGGACAGCGTGCCCGCTAACGGACTGCTCGGTCCTACAATCCTGACGTCCACCGCGACAACCACCATGCCGTACCACTATGCCGTGTCGGACTTCGCGGTTGGCGGCCGTTGTAAGTGTAACGGCCACGCTTCCAAGTGCGTGCCTACAGGAAGAGATGGTCAACTCACGTGCGACTGCAAACACAACACGGCAGGCCGGGACTGCGAACGCTGCAAGCCCTTCCACTTCGACAGGCCCTGGGGACGGGCCACCGCCAGAGACGCCAACGAGTGTAAAGGTAAGTAA